The Chryseolinea soli genome contains a region encoding:
- a CDS encoding HmuY family protein, which produces MNYKTKLNVALLFLASLSITACNDDDDKEPVKLTATEVTDLNSESTTKFTLFSFKSNAVVANTDSISTQWDIGFRGTTLILNGGTSGPGQAQGQIVSGIFDELTEAPETGFVSDATAGKAITGSNGWYTYTGTTSVPNHAILPIAGKIIVVKTADGKYAKLEIISYYKGNPSTTTAEFADLATRPLARYFTFRFIYQPDGTRNFEMTNE; this is translated from the coding sequence ATGAACTACAAAACAAAACTAAATGTCGCACTCCTTTTTCTTGCTTCCCTTTCCATCACCGCGTGCAACGACGACGATGACAAAGAACCCGTAAAACTCACTGCCACCGAAGTGACCGATCTCAACTCGGAGAGCACCACAAAATTCACGCTCTTCAGTTTTAAGAGCAACGCTGTGGTAGCCAACACCGATAGTATTTCCACCCAATGGGACATCGGCTTCCGCGGCACCACGCTCATTCTCAACGGGGGCACCAGTGGCCCGGGTCAGGCACAAGGACAAATTGTGAGTGGCATCTTCGACGAACTCACTGAAGCACCCGAGACCGGTTTTGTCTCCGATGCCACGGCCGGAAAAGCCATCACCGGCAGCAACGGTTGGTATACCTACACAGGCACCACCAGTGTACCCAACCACGCCATTCTTCCCATCGCCGGCAAGATCATCGTGGTGAAGACGGCCGATGGCAAATATGCCAAGCTGGAGATCATCAGTTACTACAAAGGCAACCCTTCTACTACCACTGCGGAATTTGCAGACCTGGCCACGCGTCCGTTGGCCCGCTACTTCACGTTCCGTTTTATTTATCAACCGGACGGCACGCGCAATTTTGAAATGACGAACGAATAG
- a CDS encoding S1C family serine protease translates to MDAFSQTIISAVNIAKNAVVKIDVFKTVQGKLRPAGSGSGFIFSSDGFVFTNHHVVQGAEKIMVSLLNENEIEATVIGQDPDTDLAILKIYSDGYSVAALGDAQQLQIGQLVIAIGNPYGYQHTVTTGVVGALGRTLRSQSGMLVDNVIQSDAALNPGNSGGPLINTDGEVVGVNTAIITGAQGLSFSVDINTAKEVASQIIKNGKVFKAYLGFMLQEVNITPKVLRHFHLPNQKGLFVVSIEPNSPAALSQVREGDIITSFNGKPMNSLQELFKELTKKDILNMVDISVVRHTELLNFGIFPVQKAA, encoded by the coding sequence ATGGATGCTTTTTCACAAACGATCATCTCGGCGGTGAACATCGCCAAGAATGCCGTGGTCAAGATCGATGTCTTCAAAACCGTTCAAGGCAAGCTTCGACCCGCAGGCTCCGGCTCCGGATTCATCTTTTCGTCGGATGGTTTTGTCTTTACAAACCACCATGTCGTACAGGGAGCAGAGAAGATCATGGTATCGCTCCTCAATGAAAATGAGATCGAGGCCACGGTCATCGGGCAAGACCCTGATACGGACCTGGCCATACTAAAAATTTACAGCGACGGCTATTCGGTGGCTGCCCTTGGCGATGCCCAGCAACTGCAAATTGGACAACTGGTCATCGCGATCGGCAATCCCTATGGCTATCAACACACCGTCACCACGGGCGTGGTTGGCGCGTTGGGGCGAACGTTGCGTTCTCAATCGGGTATGCTGGTCGATAACGTGATCCAATCCGATGCCGCGCTCAATCCGGGTAACTCCGGCGGACCGCTCATCAATACCGACGGCGAAGTGGTGGGTGTGAACACGGCCATCATCACGGGTGCTCAAGGATTGAGTTTCTCTGTGGACATTAACACAGCGAAAGAAGTAGCCAGCCAGATCATCAAGAACGGTAAGGTCTTTAAGGCGTATCTCGGTTTTATGTTGCAAGAAGTCAACATCACACCGAAAGTGCTGCGTCATTTTCATTTGCCCAATCAAAAGGGATTGTTCGTGGTGAGCATCGAACCCAACTCTCCCGCGGCGTTATCGCAGGTAAGAGAAGGCGACATCATCACCTCGTTCAACGGCAAGCCCATGAATTCGCTGCAAGAGCTTTTCAAGGAGCTTACAAAAAAGGATATTTTGAACATGGTCGATATCTCTGTGGTCCGCCACACGGAGTTGCTCAACTTTGGGATCTTTCCCGTTCAAAAGGCGGCGTAA
- a CDS encoding MarR family winged helix-turn-helix transcriptional regulator has translation MKPLIELVSEWSKFEEHHPNPTLEAFASYLAARTKARDGGKKEKDKPGQLARIIGRLSSAYALYHRAAMADLQLPTPDSFYYLNSLNQLGEVKKMALIQYHFAETTTGMLAINTLIAEGFIKERADPDDGRAKLVKLTEKGTRKLQSCIRKAAKVNDMIFSGLPDDTIDLCCQLLSPQEKKHSQLAVQLKNEPFDAMYTAIMNETNRS, from the coding sequence ATGAAGCCGCTGATCGAACTCGTTTCCGAATGGTCCAAATTTGAAGAGCATCATCCAAATCCAACGCTGGAGGCCTTTGCAAGCTATTTGGCTGCCCGGACGAAAGCGCGTGATGGTGGAAAAAAAGAGAAAGACAAGCCCGGTCAGTTGGCGCGCATCATTGGCCGGCTCTCCAGCGCCTATGCACTTTATCACCGCGCCGCGATGGCAGACTTGCAGCTGCCCACGCCCGATAGTTTCTACTATCTCAACAGCTTGAACCAATTGGGCGAAGTGAAAAAGATGGCATTGATCCAATATCACTTTGCAGAAACCACCACGGGCATGCTGGCCATCAACACCCTCATCGCCGAAGGCTTTATAAAAGAACGGGCCGATCCCGACGACGGCCGCGCCAAGCTGGTGAAACTCACCGAAAAGGGAACGCGCAAACTGCAGTCATGCATTCGCAAGGCCGCCAAAGTAAACGACATGATCTTCAGTGGACTCCCCGACGACACGATCGACTTGTGTTGTCAGCTCTTGTCGCCCCAGGAGAAAAAGCATTCCCAGCTGGCGGTGCAATTGAAAAACGAACCGTTTGACGCGATGTATACCGCCATCATGAATGAGACAAACCGGTCTTGA
- a CDS encoding TonB-dependent receptor plug domain-containing protein, which produces MTIFSTPPIFLRSVFQKRVLAVYGLALVALLGKTDARAQDSLASRQLDAVVVTATRSERALSDLPVPVTVIPQQQIKNMGSLRLNDVLAEQTGLTLVSDHGTGVQMQGFTPEYTLILIDGEPLIGRTSGTLELNRIAVGNIRQVEIMKGPSSSLYGSEALAGVINIITDRPSGTNGTFSARYGSNQTADFSGSLNYQTKKLGLYGFANRYSTDGYDLSPETQGKTVSPFTNYTYQLRAGYEFSKRVRLSLSGRYFTEAQTSITDIGATGTPVLLDGKGNVKDWNLNPVVYVNVSDKFKTTLRFYNSKYSTTSTLNYQSDGVMYDDTFFDQTFTRPEVQGEYFFNPKNVMTLGVGRIWESVEATRYDAKMKYQTDYAYAQYEWQPLTKLNLLIGGRFDHHSAYGSQFSPKLSAQYEVNHWLGVRGSFGMGFKAPDFRQLYLNFTNSTVGYTVLGSQELVAGIAQLQAQGQIDQMLADPASFGEIKAESSRAYNLGFKLQPYKKTSVSINAFRNDIKDIIDTKPVARKTNGQFVYSYYNLAKVYTQGLELDAVHTVTEAMTLSLGYQYLVAKDKSVVDELKAGNVYARDPETNITRRVKPGEYGGLFNRSRHMVNAKAFYNHSATGWSATLRAIYRGRYGFADMNNNTILDDDSEYVKGYVTVNVSVAKTFRKSLRLQAGCDNLFNYTDPQYIPSVPGRLLWASVAYTFSAKDKSTTH; this is translated from the coding sequence ATGACGATCTTTTCTACGCCCCCGATATTTTTGCGCTCTGTCTTTCAGAAACGGGTTCTGGCTGTCTATGGTCTGGCACTCGTGGCTTTGTTGGGAAAAACAGATGCCCGGGCACAAGACTCGCTCGCCTCACGCCAACTCGACGCCGTGGTGGTGACCGCCACCCGCAGCGAGCGCGCGTTGTCGGACTTGCCTGTGCCGGTGACGGTGATCCCGCAGCAGCAGATCAAGAACATGGGATCGCTCAGGCTCAACGACGTGCTGGCCGAACAAACCGGGCTTACCTTGGTGAGCGATCACGGCACAGGCGTACAGATGCAAGGCTTTACGCCGGAGTACACGCTCATCCTCATCGATGGAGAACCGTTGATCGGTCGCACGTCGGGAACGTTGGAGTTGAATCGCATCGCTGTGGGCAACATCCGCCAGGTGGAGATCATGAAAGGCCCCAGCTCAAGCCTGTATGGCTCCGAAGCGCTGGCGGGTGTGATCAACATCATCACCGATCGTCCATCCGGAACCAACGGAACCTTCTCGGCACGCTACGGCAGTAACCAAACGGCAGACTTTTCGGGATCACTGAATTATCAAACCAAAAAACTGGGCTTGTATGGATTTGCCAACCGCTACAGCACCGACGGTTATGATCTGTCGCCGGAAACGCAAGGCAAAACGGTCAGTCCGTTCACCAACTATACCTATCAGTTGCGTGCCGGGTATGAATTTTCGAAGCGGGTGCGGCTGTCGCTTTCGGGCCGGTATTTTACGGAAGCGCAGACGAGCATCACCGATATTGGTGCCACCGGAACGCCCGTGCTGCTGGATGGCAAGGGCAACGTCAAGGATTGGAACCTCAACCCTGTGGTGTATGTCAACGTATCCGACAAATTCAAGACCACCCTTCGTTTCTACAATTCAAAGTACAGCACCACGTCCACACTGAACTACCAATCCGACGGTGTGATGTATGACGACACGTTCTTTGATCAGACGTTCACGCGCCCGGAAGTGCAGGGCGAGTATTTCTTCAACCCAAAAAATGTGATGACCCTGGGCGTCGGCCGCATTTGGGAAAGCGTAGAGGCCACGCGGTATGATGCCAAGATGAAGTATCAGACCGATTATGCTTATGCGCAATACGAATGGCAACCCCTTACAAAGCTGAACCTGCTGATCGGCGGGCGATTTGATCATCACAGTGCCTATGGATCGCAGTTTAGTCCGAAGCTTTCGGCGCAATATGAAGTGAACCATTGGCTTGGCGTGCGCGGATCGTTTGGGATGGGCTTTAAGGCGCCGGACTTCCGCCAGCTTTACCTCAACTTTACCAACTCCACGGTGGGCTACACGGTGCTCGGCTCGCAGGAACTCGTGGCCGGCATCGCCCAACTCCAGGCGCAGGGACAGATCGACCAGATGCTGGCCGACCCCGCCTCCTTTGGCGAGATCAAAGCGGAATCGTCGCGTGCTTACAATCTTGGGTTCAAGTTGCAGCCTTACAAAAAGACCTCGGTATCGATCAATGCCTTCCGGAATGACATCAAGGACATCATCGACACCAAGCCCGTGGCGCGCAAAACCAACGGCCAATTTGTGTACAGCTACTACAACCTGGCCAAAGTGTATACGCAAGGGCTCGAGCTGGATGCCGTCCACACCGTGACGGAGGCCATGACGTTGTCGCTGGGCTATCAATACCTGGTGGCCAAAGACAAATCGGTGGTCGATGAATTGAAGGCCGGCAATGTGTATGCACGCGATCCTGAAACCAACATCACGCGCCGGGTGAAGCCGGGCGAGTATGGCGGTCTTTTCAATCGCTCGCGTCACATGGTTAACGCCAAGGCATTTTACAACCACAGCGCCACCGGCTGGAGCGCCACGCTCCGGGCCATCTACCGCGGCCGCTATGGGTTTGCCGACATGAACAACAACACCATCCTCGACGACGACAGCGAATATGTGAAGGGCTACGTCACCGTAAATGTTTCCGTAGCAAAGACCTTTCGCAAATCGCTGCGCTTGCAGGCGGGATGTGATAACCTGTTCAACTACACCGACCCGCAATACATTCCTTCCGTGCCCGGGAGACTTTTGTGGGCCAGTGTCGCCTATACATTCTCAGCAAAAGACAAATCAACAACGCATTAA
- a CDS encoding NUDIX domain-containing protein, whose translation MSLITAGMLMCRNASSALEFFLVHPGGPFFARKNEGAWSIPKGMPDQTEDLLVAAQREFFEETGITPTPPFHSLKSTNLKSGKIMHVWLFTGDWDPSSGIVSNTFSLEWPPRSGKHKDVPEVDRAEWMSYEKAKEMINPHQAIFLDRACEFYSKA comes from the coding sequence ATGTCTCTGATCACTGCCGGAATGCTGATGTGCCGGAACGCTTCGAGTGCACTTGAATTTTTTCTTGTACACCCGGGCGGACCTTTCTTTGCACGCAAAAACGAAGGTGCCTGGAGCATTCCCAAAGGCATGCCCGACCAAACCGAAGACCTGCTCGTCGCCGCGCAACGCGAATTTTTTGAAGAGACGGGCATCACGCCGACTCCGCCGTTTCATTCTTTGAAATCTACAAATTTGAAAAGCGGCAAGATCATGCATGTGTGGTTGTTCACCGGCGATTGGGATCCGTCCAGCGGCATTGTTTCCAATACGTTCTCCCTGGAATGGCCGCCGCGATCGGGAAAACACAAAGACGTTCCCGAGGTGGACCGCGCCGAATGGATGTCCTACGAAAAGGCAAAGGAGATGATCAATCCGCACCAGGCGATTTTTTTGGACCGGGCGTGCGAATTTTATTCCAAGGCATAG
- a CDS encoding DUF5655 domain-containing protein: protein MWTCPLCQQTFVNTNQTHSCGDKVLADFLHNKSEHTLALFRHFMEQYQKIGPVTLHPTKSMIGLAAKTRIAYVIRLGRDFVDVVFPFDKPYEENLCFQKIAQVPGTSQYNHHLRLSSKEDINAEVKKFMKMAYTAGK, encoded by the coding sequence ATGTGGACGTGTCCCCTGTGCCAGCAAACTTTTGTTAACACCAACCAAACCCATTCTTGCGGCGACAAGGTGCTGGCCGATTTCCTGCACAACAAGTCCGAGCACACGCTGGCGTTGTTCCGTCATTTCATGGAGCAATATCAAAAAATCGGTCCCGTCACGCTGCATCCAACCAAATCCATGATCGGCCTGGCCGCAAAAACCCGGATCGCCTACGTCATCCGCCTGGGGCGCGATTTTGTGGATGTTGTGTTTCCGTTCGACAAGCCTTACGAAGAGAATTTGTGTTTTCAGAAAATAGCCCAGGTTCCGGGCACCTCACAGTACAACCACCATTTGCGCCTCTCCAGTAAGGAAGATATCAACGCCGAAGTAAAGAAGTTCATGAAGATGGCGTATACGGCGGGAAAGTGA
- a CDS encoding DUF6686 family protein yields MHSESDREILAESVNGFVSRCPCCLEYNVAYKTVLLVFDEEAMLRFFEWVLSYRHSLENFHVFPHGRHHIYSSPHSNLFLVYSDAELDELSGMFAEVQILLEARKLVGR; encoded by the coding sequence ATGCATAGTGAATCAGACCGCGAGATCCTTGCCGAATCCGTCAATGGTTTTGTGAGCCGTTGCCCGTGTTGCCTTGAATACAATGTGGCTTACAAAACCGTGTTGCTGGTATTCGATGAAGAGGCCATGTTGCGCTTCTTCGAGTGGGTGCTCTCCTATCGCCATTCGCTCGAAAATTTCCATGTCTTTCCGCATGGCCGGCATCACATTTATTCGAGCCCCCACAGCAATCTTTTCCTGGTGTACAGCGATGCGGAATTGGACGAGCTTTCCGGCATGTTTGCCGAAGTCCAAATCCTATTGGAAGCACGAAAGCTTGTGGGACGATAG
- a CDS encoding hemin-degrading factor: MSTIIESRSFTLSEAWKGVQSAKPGIRIREAAKELGVSEAELLATKLHEGVTRLQGPWPELLTRFKTLGKVMSLTRNNACILEHKGPFQAVNVMGADTRAMATVIGPIETRVFFANWHFAFAATEEKSDRVLKSIQIFDKSGEAVTKIYLQEKSDEAAYEKLVEEFRAEDQSRELDVEPYAVDVHNGPADPEAFLKEWSELKDTHDFFGLLRRHQVSRYRALELASGRFTFQVNARVSPKQILDNASIIKLPIMIFAGNRGNLQIHQGKVRTIRLLDRGHTGAEQWLNVLDPDFNMHMRMDLVHTAWVVRKPTTEGDVTSVELFDKEKNLIAQFFGLRKPGIPEKSEWRALVNELPAL, translated from the coding sequence ATGAGCACCATCATTGAAAGCAGATCATTCACCCTCAGCGAAGCCTGGAAAGGCGTTCAAAGTGCAAAACCCGGCATTCGCATTCGCGAAGCAGCAAAAGAGCTCGGCGTCAGCGAAGCCGAATTGCTGGCCACCAAACTACACGAGGGCGTGACACGCCTGCAGGGCCCCTGGCCCGAGTTGTTGACGCGTTTTAAAACCCTGGGCAAAGTGATGTCACTCACACGCAACAATGCCTGCATCCTGGAACACAAGGGTCCCTTCCAGGCCGTGAACGTTATGGGCGCCGACACCCGCGCGATGGCGACCGTGATCGGCCCCATCGAAACACGGGTATTTTTTGCCAACTGGCATTTTGCCTTTGCGGCGACGGAAGAAAAATCGGATCGCGTATTAAAAAGCATCCAGATCTTTGACAAATCCGGCGAAGCTGTTACAAAGATCTATCTCCAGGAAAAAAGCGACGAGGCAGCATACGAAAAACTAGTGGAAGAATTCCGCGCGGAAGATCAAAGCCGCGAGCTCGATGTGGAACCCTACGCTGTTGACGTTCACAACGGGCCGGCCGATCCCGAAGCGTTTTTGAAAGAGTGGAGCGAGCTGAAAGACACCCACGACTTCTTCGGTTTGCTGCGCCGCCACCAGGTGAGTCGCTATCGCGCCCTGGAGTTGGCCAGTGGCCGGTTCACGTTCCAGGTGAATGCCCGGGTGAGTCCCAAGCAAATTCTGGACAACGCCTCCATCATCAAGCTTCCCATCATGATCTTCGCCGGCAACCGCGGCAACCTGCAAATCCACCAGGGTAAAGTAAGAACGATACGTCTGCTCGATCGTGGACACACCGGCGCGGAGCAATGGCTCAACGTGCTCGATCCTGATTTCAACATGCACATGCGCATGGACCTGGTCCACACCGCCTGGGTAGTTCGCAAACCCACCACCGAAGGCGACGTGACCTCGGTGGAGCTTTTCGATAAAGAAAAGAATCTCATCGCTCAATTTTTTGGCTTGCGCAAACCCGGCATTCCGGAAAAGTCAGAGTGGCGAGCGCTTGTCAACGAACTCCCGGCCTTGTAA